The Candidatus Phaeomarinobacter ectocarpi genome includes a region encoding these proteins:
- the nudC gene encoding NAD(+) diphosphatase: MALEPNPNIFANNPLDRVSDKRTDDEWLKGKMEDPESRYVPFYKLMPFVLPEAAPSEGKDIAWMPPEMVKPLMNPASTTVLLGINKRGRALFATDVTFGENPENGPLKGMGEFEDLRGLAMKGEITSGELAIMAQGKSMIDWHLRHGYCSACGHPSRMAEAGYKRVCPECGAEHFPRTDPVAIMLATRGDMALLGRQPMFPKGMFSSLAGFIEPGESIEEAVAREMMEEAGVAVHNVRYHSTQPWPYPSQLMIGCHCEAETEEITVDGVELDEARWFSRDDLRAVLAGEDKGFWVPPPFAIAHQLIKSWVAEG; encoded by the coding sequence ATGGCGCTTGAACCCAATCCTAATATCTTTGCCAACAACCCTCTCGACCGTGTCAGCGACAAGCGCACCGATGATGAGTGGCTGAAAGGCAAGATGGAGGACCCGGAAAGCCGGTATGTGCCTTTCTACAAATTGATGCCCTTCGTGTTGCCCGAAGCAGCGCCCAGCGAAGGCAAGGACATTGCGTGGATGCCACCTGAAATGGTGAAGCCCCTGATGAATCCGGCCTCCACAACTGTGCTTCTGGGCATCAACAAGCGCGGCCGGGCTCTCTTCGCCACGGATGTGACCTTCGGAGAAAACCCCGAAAACGGTCCTCTCAAGGGCATGGGCGAATTCGAGGACCTGCGCGGCCTCGCGATGAAGGGCGAAATCACATCCGGTGAGTTGGCCATCATGGCGCAGGGCAAGAGCATGATCGACTGGCATCTGCGCCATGGATACTGCTCCGCCTGTGGTCACCCCAGCCGCATGGCGGAAGCGGGCTACAAGCGCGTCTGCCCGGAATGCGGCGCCGAGCATTTCCCGCGTACAGACCCGGTTGCCATCATGCTGGCCACGCGCGGCGACATGGCATTGCTTGGCCGCCAGCCCATGTTCCCCAAGGGCATGTTCTCGTCACTCGCAGGCTTCATTGAGCCCGGCGAATCGATTGAAGAAGCGGTGGCCCGTGAGATGATGGAAGAAGCAGGCGTTGCTGTTCACAATGTGCGCTACCACTCAACGCAGCCTTGGCCGTATCCCTCACAGCTGATGATCGGCTGTCACTGCGAAGCCGAGACCGAAGAAATCACCGTCGACGGCGTCGAACTTGATGAAGCCCGCTGGTTCTCCCGCGATGATTTGCGGGCCGTACTGGCAGGCGAAGACAAGGGCTTCTGGGTGCCGCCACCTTTCGCCATCGCGCATCAGCTCATCAAGAGCTGGGTCGCTGAAGGCTAG
- a CDS encoding prephenate dehydratase, whose product MSAENTIVYQGEPGANSQIACQQVYPDITPRACATFEEAFAAISDGEARLGMIPIENSLAGRVADIHHLMPESGLYIIGEHFLRIRFALMAPKGAKLENIKTAQSHVMALGQCRKTMNALGILGQVAADTAGSAREVAELGDVTHAALATPEAADIYGLDILKTDMEDADHNTTRFVIMAAEPDDATPEEEPVITSFIFRVRNVPAALYKAMGGFATNGVNMTKLESYQVAGSFNATQFYADIEGHPDRRNVRLALEELQFFCSELKILGIYPASEYRAEIAGT is encoded by the coding sequence ATGAGCGCCGAAAACACGATCGTCTATCAGGGCGAACCGGGAGCCAACTCACAGATCGCCTGTCAGCAGGTGTATCCGGACATAACGCCACGGGCGTGCGCGACCTTTGAAGAAGCGTTCGCGGCCATCAGCGACGGTGAAGCGCGGCTGGGCATGATCCCGATCGAGAACTCGCTTGCCGGGCGCGTTGCGGACATTCATCACCTGATGCCGGAGTCCGGTCTCTACATCATCGGCGAGCACTTCCTGCGCATCCGCTTCGCGCTGATGGCCCCCAAGGGGGCCAAGCTTGAAAACATCAAGACCGCACAAAGCCATGTGATGGCCCTGGGACAGTGCCGCAAGACCATGAACGCGCTTGGCATTCTTGGTCAGGTGGCTGCCGACACGGCTGGCTCTGCTCGCGAAGTCGCAGAGCTTGGCGACGTCACCCATGCCGCGCTGGCCACACCGGAAGCCGCTGACATTTATGGCCTTGATATTCTCAAGACGGACATGGAAGACGCGGACCACAACACGACGCGTTTTGTCATCATGGCAGCAGAACCTGATGATGCGACACCGGAAGAAGAACCGGTGATCACAAGCTTCATTTTCCGTGTACGGAATGTCCCTGCCGCGCTCTACAAGGCTATGGGCGGTTTTGCCACCAACGGCGTCAACATGACGAAGCTGGAAAGCTACCAGGTTGCCGGCTCCTTCAACGCCACGCAGTTCTACGCGGACATTGAAGGGCACCCTGATCGCCGCAATGTCAGGCTGGCACTGGAAGAGCTGCAGTTCTTCTGCAGCGAGCTCAAGATTCTGGGCATCTATCCGGCGAGTGAGTATCGCGCCGAAATTGCCGGCACCTAG